One Hypomesus transpacificus isolate Combined female chromosome 6, fHypTra1, whole genome shotgun sequence DNA segment encodes these proteins:
- the si:dkeyp-72h1.1 gene encoding protein LBH, whose amino-acid sequence MTEVMNTCDSTVGDFGVGGASGEEGISFQIFPDSHERFPKLSKRLPSIVVEPTESGEVESGELRWPPDNFSSTEVDPEQAQTQEAEEKHPVEDEHLDRTMDGVSK is encoded by the exons ATGACAGAAGTGATGAACACTTGTGATTCGACGGTCGGAGACTTCGGAGTGGGCGGAGCCTCTGGAGAGGAGGGCATATCCTTTCAG ATCTTTCCGGACTCCCACGAGCGGTTCCCCAAACTGTCCAAGCGGCTGCCCTCCATAGTGGTCGAGCCCACAGAGAGCGGAGAGGTAGAGAGCGGGGAACTCCGCTGGCCCCCAGATAATTTCAGTTCCACGGAGGTCGACCCTGAACAGGCCCAAACCCAGGAAGCAG AGGAGAAACATCCAGTTGAGGACGAGCACCTGGACAGAACGATGGACGGAGTTTCAAAGTGA